In Humulus lupulus chromosome 6, drHumLupu1.1, whole genome shotgun sequence, a single genomic region encodes these proteins:
- the LOC133781482 gene encoding uncharacterized protein LOC133781482: MPKYLLPLTDHFPGRVTYRGNGYFKTIKDKFEELGLIERVKESPFKQFFMAEKLDFSASLMHQLMLRKIQCFKEDELHLHLGSRPCRFGRGEFALVTGLNFSSGPSETDLKKHLTSDRLIKEYFNDEETVKLMHLEAALKNCTIVEDAYKLGLCFFVEGVLLAREGKLNVWIDSLKMVEDTEYFFTYPWGKVSFNKLMDSCKKDMHHQKRNYEKKKEVKGKQKEAKYSLYGYVPALQYWAYEAIQQFAREYGINHGNQFPRMLSWSSNKERPISKADLAPMFKKTSLIVLSMLKPRPSEIDYYSALTEGDAPLYPGLGQEEEVETPTDFEKVAEIAAEVAKAANIFVDGPDDEDTPAPIDPTPSAPAPSVHPSPDQPDLREVLERLERVESRQDTILENQAVIMDVVNKILTFVQDLPNDSDSDSDSLDLPDDFVSHDIGTPPPIVLTANPETPGVAIIEPGDVVGVEFQLAKRKRRKPKKFEDYTDPTRKKARLDAIDDVPLVLDPLKKPLATQYRTVGKWLLGDIPNKTKRDVQSGVYGPSWFLTMKTPQFWIDDGHIDAAMHMLRRRRQFYPGAYRQDGVVMNIMFSQVVPARYDAYQTAKEADKKRFLWDSDVISMITGIDNQFLASWKGVDTVYWCQNYLQAHWFAVEASISTWTLNVYDSDVTVISDKQLQSFMKSWSTLFPSLLLQSQLFKDDPRLTIPPGAKRCKEFNVHRMPVDSVPQTKVSGDCGVYAIKHIEHLLGRLPLDTICDDNMKLFRNKWTVDLWYQNVRH; encoded by the exons atgccgaagtatcttttacccttgacagatcactttcctggacgagtcacatataggggcaatggttactttaaaacaatcaaggacaagtttgaggagctcgggttgatagaaagggtgaaggaatccccattcaaacaatttttcatggCTGAGAAATTGGACTTCTCTGCATCTCTCATGCATCAATTAATGTTGCGCAAGATCCAGTGCTtcaaagaggatgagttgcatttacatttgggatctagaccctgcagatttggtagaggcgagtttgctttggttacggggttgaacttcagttccgggccatctgagactgatttgaagaaacacttgactagtgaccgcttaatcaaggagtactttaatgatgaagaaacagtgaagttaatgcatttggaggctgctttaaaaaactgcactatagttgaagatgcctacaagttgggcctatgtttctttgttgagggggttttacttgcacgagagggcaagttaaatgtctggatagattcgctgaagatggtggaggacactgagtacttctttacttacccatgggggaaggtgtcttttaacaagcttatggattcatgtaagaaagacatgcatcatcagaaaaggaactatgagaagaaaaaggaagttaaggggaaacagaaagaagcaaaatacagtttgtatggttatgtccctgcattgcagtattgggcatatgaagccatccagcagtttgcacgtgagtatggtattaaccatggaaaccagtttccgaggatgcttagttggtcgagcaataaggagcgtcctatttcgaaggccgaccttgcaccgatgttcaagaagacgagt ttgattgtgttgtccatgttgaagccccggccttcggagatagattattatagcgctctgacggagggtgatgctcccttgtatcccgggttgggccaagaagaagaggtagaaactcccactgattttgagaaggtggcggagatagctgctgaggttgcgaaggcagcaaatatttttgttgatggccctgatgatgaggataccCCAGCCCCCATCGACCCCACACCCTCGGCCCCAGCCCCATCGGTACACCCCAGTCCTGATCAACCTGATTTACGGgaggtgttggagaggttggagcgagtcgagagtcgtcaggataccatcctagagaaccaggcggtcatcatggatgttgtcaataagatcttgacattcgtacaagatcttccaaatgattctgattctgattccgactcacttgacctcccagatgattttgtctcacatgacataggcactcctcccccgatagtactcacagcaaatcctgagaccccaggtgttgctattatagaacctGGGGATGTTGTTGGTGTAGAGTTTCaattggccaagaggaaaagacgcaaacctaagaaatttgaagactacaccGACCCAACCAGAAAGAAAGCTCGTTTGGATGCGATTGATGACGTGCCATTAGTCCTCGACCCTCTAAAGAAGCCACTTGCTACACAGTACAGAACGGTCggcaagtggttgcttggagatattccgaacaagacgaagagggatgtccaatctggtgtgtatggtccgagttggtttctgacgatgaagacaccacagttttggatcgatgatggg catattgatgcggccatGCATATGCTACGTAGGCGTCGACAGTTCTATCCCGGGGCGTATCGGCAAGATGGtgttgtgatgaatattatgttctcacaagtggtaccggctcgttatgatgcatatcagactgccaaggaagcggataagaaaaggtttttgtgggattcagatgtgatatcaatgattacgggaattgacaatcaatttctggcatcgtggaagggagtagacactgtatattggtgccagaactaccttcaagcgcattggtttgcagttgaagcctccatttctacttggactctgaatgtttatgattcGGACGTGACCgtgataagtgataaacaactgcaatcttttatgaagtcatggtctactttgttcccatcgttgttattacagtcacaacttttcaaggacgaccctcggttgacgattccacctggagctaaaagatgcaaagagttcaatgtgcaccgcatgccagttgattcagtaccccaaaccaaagtcag tggagattgtggtgtgtacgccatcaagcacatcgaacacttattgggtaggctaccacttGACACGATTTGCGATGACAACATGAAGTTGTTCAGAAACAAATGGACAGTtgacttatggtatcagaatgttagacattga
- the LOC133781480 gene encoding receptor-like protein EIX2 → MIVVLGLMLLLATAVHVVSESNQPQCLESEKEALLSFKLVVQDPNDPIYSRTNISVDQNCCEWSYVTCDHQTNHVIAIDFSGPEQNVIGGVIGSSLLQLEYLSHLDLSGMNFSRIPRFMGSLEKLTYLNLGGNPISGIVPPQLGNLTKLEFLDLSSTSDQVIVGNLDWLSRLTSLRTFRLSGVTFTKEELQSIKWAPSLSTLFISNCLLPKVDTSSLSYANYSFKFLHSLQISQNSIHPATITWLLNSSVILDTLLLTNNIIDGYFPNSFVHKQFLEHVDLSGNKIASKVPKSLGNLTNLKHLDLSSNNISGTLHNLLENLTGSTRKSLKNLHLSFNQLGGSILEDFQKAFPSLIELYLDNNLLEGPFPNHLKIFPSLQFLNLDDNHFTGLLPDLSSMPNLTTFSASNNKFNGTSSDSIGELHSLEVLDVSSNSLVGDISNVLKLRCPRLNHLDLSHNSNASLKFISKYWVPSFQLTFIKLISCKLGPQFPSWLQTQTNVSVLDISNSGISGPIPNWFKNRTSNLVYLNMAQNNLSGTLPNLLIKEDYQVKVVDLSFNQFHGSIPSSLSIVSHLYLFNNKFTEFRLFLCKENEEYNSLYILDISHNHLSGKIPDCWGNFQQLSVLNLGYNKLSGEIPSSLNKAMLQTLQLRHNSLSGTLPSSLKNCSWLHVLDLGSNNLTGSIPSWIGEKLNKLVLLSLKSNKFDGSIPLNLCLLTKIQVLDLSSNELSGAIPSCIEEFTSMKQMGNQESTISSTPLVSYYHRTSFGSYNNIASITWKGVEYEYDKILGLLRVIDLSSNKLKGEIPIEVTHLIQLIQLNLSRNNLWGEIPSMIGNLTKLDSLDLSHNKISGEIPLSLAQINSLNCLDLSNNRLIGKIPTGTQLQSINASAYMKNLGLYGPPLSSSRSTDVPSFSTYDDDDDESNNEWCYIGIGVGYIIGFCGVCGNLLINASWRLAYFRMMYNLGDWLYVMITIKWALLRRKLAWH, encoded by the coding sequence ATGATAGTAGTACTGGGTCTTATGTTGTTGCTTGCCACGGCTGTTCATGTGGTGAGTGAGAGTAATCAACCTCAGTGCTTGGAAAGTGAGAAAGAGGCTCTCCTAAGCTTTAAACTTGTCGTTCAAGATCCAAACGATCCTATCTACTCACGCACCAATATTAGCGTTGACCAAAACTGTTGCGAATGGAGCTATGTCACCTGTGACCACCAAACAAATCATGTCATTGCCATTGATTTTAGTGGCCCTGAGCAAAATGTAATCGGTGGTGTGATCGGCTCATCCTTGCTTCAACTGGAATATTTGTCCCACTTGGACCTGAGTGGAATGAACTTTAGTCGGATTCCGAGGTTTATGGGCTCTTTGGAAAAACTTACATATCTCAATCTTGGAGGGAATCCTATCAGTGGAATTGTTCCTCCACAGCTTGGAAATCTCACCAAATTGGAATTTCTTGATCTCTCAAGCACTTCCGATCAAGTGATTGTTGGTAATCTTGATTGGCTCTCACGTCTCACTTCTTTGAGGACCTTTAGACTGTCGGGAGTGACTTTTACTAAAGAAGAGCTACAATCCATCAAATGGGCACCTAGCTTATCAACCTTATTTATATCGAATTGTCTACTTCCCAAGGTAGATACTTCCTCTCTTTCTTATGCAAACTATTCCTTTAAATTTCTCCACTCTCTTCAAATCTCTCAAAATTCTATACATCCTGCAACAATTACCTGGTTATTAAATTCTAGTGTAATCCTTGATACGTTGTTGCTCACAAATAACATCATAGATGGTTACTTTCCAAATTCGTTTGTACACAAGCAATTTCTTGAGCATGTTGACTTGTCAGGAAATAAAATTGCAAGTAAAGTGCCAAAATCATTGGGCAACCTTACAAACCTAAAGCATTTGGATTTGTCTAGTAACAATATCAGTGGAACGTTACATAATCTTTTAGAAAACCTCACAGGTTCCACCAGaaagtccttaaagaatttgcACTTAAGTTTTAACCAACTTGGGGGGTCAATTCTTGAGGATTTTCAGAAGGCATTCCCATCTTTGATAGAGCTATATCTTGATAATAATCTGTTAGAAGGCCCTTTCcctaaccatttaaaaatatttcCTAGTCTTCAATTTTTAAATTTGGATGACAACCACTTCACAGGACTACTGCCCGATCTTTCATCAATGCCAAATTTGACGACTTTCAGTGCATCAAACAACAAGTTCAATGGTACTTCAAGTGATAGTATTGGTGAGCTTCATAGTCTAGAGGTTTTAGATGTCTCTTCTAACTCTCTCGTTGGTGATATTTCTAATGTGCTAAAACTACGATGTCCTCGATTGAACCACTTAGATTTATCCCATAACTCAAATGCTTCGTTGAAATTTATCTCCAAATATTGGGTCCCATCGTTTCAGCTCACATTCATAAAATTGATTTCATGCAAGTTAGGTCCACAATTTCCTAGTTGGCTCCAAACCCAAACAAACGTCTCTGTTCTAGATATTTCAAACTCGGGTATTTCTGGTCCTATTCCTAATTGGTTCAAAAATAGAACTTCAAATTTAGTGTATTTAAATATGGCTCAAAACAATCTTTCCGGAACTTTGCCAAATCTTTTAATAAAAGAAGATTATCAAGTTAAAGTGGTTGACTTGAGCTTTAACCAATTCCATGGTTCTATCCCATCTTCTTTGTCAATTGTAAGCCATTTGTATCTCTTCAATAATAAATTCACCGAATTCAGATTATTTCTATGTAAAGAAAATGAAGAGTACAATTCACTATATATTCTTGACATTTCTCATAATCATTTATCTGGAAAGATTCCTGATTGTTGGGGAAATTTCCAACAACTGAGTGTTCTAAATTTAGGATACAATAAGTTGTCTGGAGAAATCCCTAGCTCATTGAACAAGGCAATGCTTCAAACTCTACAATTGAGGCACAATAGTTTATCAGGAACGTTGCCTTCCTCTTTGAAAAACTGCAGTTGGCTACATGTTCTAGATCTGGGGAGTAATAATTTGACAGGATCTATACCATCATGGATTGGAGAAAAACTGAACAAGTTAGTTTTACTTAGTCTGAAGTCAAATAAATTTGATGGaagcatcccattgaatctttgtCTTCTTACTAAAATCCAAGTACTAGATCTCTCGTCAAATGAATTGTCAGGAGCTATTCCTTCTTGCATTGAAGAATTCACATCAATGAAACAAATGGGCAACCAAGAAAGTACCATCTCTTCAACCCCACTTGTAAGTTACTACCATAGAACTTCCTTCGGTTCGTATAACAATATTGCATCAATCACATGGAAAGGAGTAGAGTATGAATATGATAAAATCTTGGGATTACTAAGAGTTATTGACCTATCAAGCAACAAATTGAAAGGAGAGATTCCTATTGAAGTGACTCATCTTATTCAATTGATTCAACTAAATCTTTCAAGGAATAATTTGTGGGGAGAAATTCCTAGCATGATTGGCAACTTGACCAAGCTAGATTCACTGGATTTATCTCACAATAAAATATCTGGTGAAATTCCTTTAAGCTTGGCTCAAATAAATTCTTTAAATTGCTTAGATCTATCAAATAACCGATTGATAGGAAAAATCCCTACCGGTACTCAGTTGCAAAGTATCAATGCTTCTGCATATATGAAGAACCTTGGACTCTATGGACCTCCCCTATCAAGTTCACGCTCAACAGATGTTCCTTCGTTTTCAacttatgatgatgatgatgatgaaagcaATAATGAATGGTGTTATATAGGAATTGGAGTTGGATACATTATTGGATTTTGTGGTGTTTGTGGCAATTTATTGATCAATGCTTCTTGGAGACTTGCTTATTTTCGGATGATGTATAACTTGGGAGACTGGCTCTACGTAATGATCACCATTAAATGGGCTTTGTTGCGGAGAAAACTTGCCTGGCACTAG